One Prolixibacteraceae bacterium DNA segment encodes these proteins:
- a CDS encoding IclR family transcriptional regulator has translation MKQESGVSNSYSVPNLERALEVVELLSVQHNGMTLSEIQEFLGIPKSSLFRILNTLVERDYLLKSSVDGRFLLSNKFLRIGLTTVNESSVVESSLPYMRSLRDNFNETILLGTLIDKKGVVLEQVVGNHGFTFMLTVGKQFDLHTSAPGKAMIAFLPEEERAEILKTIRFKKFNERTILNKTAFAKELKQVKEQGYAFDRAEELEGVHCVGAPVFNQYGYPIASIWVTAPSARMRLDCFESVGEEIKQYALNISKHYGHGI, from the coding sequence ATGAAACAAGAGTCTGGAGTCTCAAATAGTTATTCTGTACCTAATTTAGAACGTGCATTGGAAGTTGTAGAGTTATTGTCTGTACAGCATAATGGAATGACGCTAAGTGAAATACAGGAGTTTCTGGGTATTCCTAAAAGTTCGTTATTTCGTATTTTGAATACACTTGTTGAGAGAGATTATTTGCTGAAGTCAAGTGTAGATGGGCGTTTTCTTCTGTCTAATAAATTTCTAAGAATAGGTCTCACTACAGTGAATGAATCAAGTGTTGTCGAGAGTTCTTTACCTTATATGAGATCTTTGAGAGATAACTTTAATGAGACGATACTTTTAGGAACTTTGATTGATAAAAAAGGCGTTGTTTTGGAGCAGGTTGTCGGAAATCATGGGTTTACTTTTATGTTGACTGTAGGCAAACAATTTGATTTACATACTTCCGCTCCAGGAAAAGCGATGATTGCTTTTTTGCCAGAAGAGGAGAGGGCAGAGATATTAAAAACAATACGTTTTAAAAAGTTTAATGAACGTACGATATTAAATAAAACAGCATTCGCAAAAGAGTTGAAGCAAGTGAAAGAGCAAGGGTATGCTTTTGATCGAGCTGAAGAGTTAGAGGGTGTGCACTGCGTAGGGGCACCAGTGTTTAATCAATATGGGTATCCGATAGCTTCTATATGGGTTACTGCTCCCTCTGCGCGAATGCGTTTAGATTGTTTTGAATCTGTTGGAGAGGAGATCAAACAGTATGCTTTGAATATCTCAAAGCATTATGGGCATGGGATTTAG
- a CDS encoding heparinase II/III family protein, translating to MTELNRRMRRIVFAVSVCFFSGILAPLFAKNPKRIDRVLFLKHSISDRDEVKACYPDGVSQTLKVADEVLNQTYLFRYDWDMEKTHTVHQFKGSIDWLAMPNGDPEWCYMLNRHKFWIDLGRAYWLTGDEKYAEKWVQDCTDWIKKNRREEQSGLANAWRRIEVGIRCENWIRTYEFMQGSKALTPEFVALFKKSLKAHGAFLDESYNYFSKTSNWGILENYGLFCLSLFFHDSPEAVQWQKHAIDRLNRSAFLQIGTDGVQWEKSPMYHNEVLHCLSGLVFLADRFKVELPNQVRDITHKMALANVQWMKPNGNQPLFGDSDDTDLGHMWVKSAISTKDPVLVKRMNFSGIDYESYFDLDRRTLKKSKRWKGSDPKYTSVYQQVSGDLYMRDGWSSSSFYGSFHLKNLYCGHGHDDLLHFTVFGHGRDYLIDSGRYTYLDKPERAYFKSSKAHNTIGVDGLDNAVYTSSWSNSWEPSSDYQHVKIASWGVWAEANNTAYSRLDDPVQMKRSMLYIKPSLWVVMDNFHSKKVHQFNQYFNFLNNKQRVEGEVLRTTYPDHNIHVRFDSKVRLSREVSEYSEEYNKKKPASRYITKCEGSELVSLKTLIYDPERGTPILHSVRVTTRTGGEVEKSVAEAFEFIYDGCRYVLFVQQNVPAPMTHFFKVGERFVDAKVALWKVGTAYNKYLLCEF from the coding sequence ATGACTGAGTTAAATAGAAGAATGCGTCGAATAGTATTTGCTGTTTCTGTATGTTTTTTTAGTGGTATTTTGGCACCTTTATTTGCCAAGAACCCTAAAAGGATAGATAGGGTATTATTTTTAAAGCATTCTATTTCTGATAGGGATGAGGTGAAAGCGTGTTATCCTGATGGTGTGTCTCAAACATTAAAAGTGGCAGATGAGGTGTTGAATCAAACTTATCTTTTTCGATATGATTGGGATATGGAAAAGACTCATACTGTTCACCAATTTAAGGGTTCAATTGATTGGCTAGCCATGCCGAATGGAGATCCTGAGTGGTGCTATATGTTGAATCGTCATAAGTTTTGGATCGACTTGGGTAGGGCATATTGGCTTACTGGAGATGAGAAGTATGCAGAGAAATGGGTTCAAGATTGTACGGATTGGATTAAGAAGAATCGTAGAGAGGAGCAGTCTGGCTTAGCCAATGCTTGGCGACGTATCGAGGTTGGTATACGTTGTGAGAATTGGATTCGTACTTATGAGTTTATGCAGGGATCAAAAGCACTGACACCCGAATTTGTTGCTCTTTTTAAAAAATCATTGAAAGCACATGGTGCATTTCTAGATGAGAGTTATAACTATTTTTCAAAGACTAGTAATTGGGGTATATTAGAGAATTATGGTCTCTTTTGTTTGTCTCTTTTTTTTCACGATAGTCCTGAGGCAGTACAATGGCAAAAGCATGCAATTGATCGCTTAAATCGATCTGCTTTTTTGCAGATTGGGACAGATGGTGTTCAGTGGGAGAAATCTCCTATGTATCACAATGAGGTACTTCACTGTTTGTCTGGTTTGGTCTTTTTGGCTGATAGATTTAAGGTGGAGTTGCCAAATCAAGTGAGAGATATTACTCATAAAATGGCATTGGCAAATGTCCAATGGATGAAACCTAATGGTAATCAACCTCTGTTTGGGGATAGTGATGATACTGATCTTGGTCATATGTGGGTTAAATCAGCCATTTCAACGAAAGACCCAGTCTTAGTAAAACGTATGAATTTTAGTGGGATAGATTATGAAAGCTATTTTGATTTAGATCGTCGTACTTTAAAGAAGAGTAAGAGGTGGAAAGGAAGTGATCCAAAATATACATCGGTGTATCAGCAGGTGTCAGGAGACCTCTATATGAGAGATGGTTGGAGTAGTAGTTCTTTTTATGGAAGTTTTCACTTGAAAAACTTATACTGTGGTCATGGGCATGATGATCTATTGCATTTTACTGTTTTTGGTCATGGACGAGATTATTTAATAGATTCAGGTCGATATACCTATTTGGACAAACCAGAAAGAGCATATTTTAAATCTAGTAAAGCTCATAATACAATTGGGGTAGATGGTTTGGATAATGCAGTTTATACCTCTAGTTGGAGTAATAGTTGGGAGCCATCTTCGGATTACCAACACGTGAAGATTGCCTCTTGGGGTGTTTGGGCAGAGGCAAATAACACTGCTTACAGTCGTCTTGATGATCCGGTTCAAATGAAGCGTTCGATGCTTTATATTAAGCCTTCACTGTGGGTGGTAATGGATAATTTTCACTCTAAAAAGGTTCATCAATTTAATCAATATTTTAACTTTTTGAACAACAAACAGCGCGTCGAAGGAGAGGTGCTAAGAACCACCTATCCAGATCATAACATCCATGTTCGTTTTGATTCGAAGGTTCGTCTTTCTCGTGAGGTCTCAGAATATTCTGAGGAGTATAATAAAAAGAAGCCAGCATCTCGTTATATTACTAAGTGTGAAGGAAGTGAATTGGTCTCGTTAAAGACTCTTATTTATGACCCCGAGAGAGGAACACCTATATTGCATTCTGTTCGTGTGACGACTCGTACCGGAGGAGAGGTCGAGAAAAGTGTAGCAGAAGCTTTCGAGTTTATCTATGACGGTTGCCGTTATGTTCTTTTTGTTCAGCAAAATGTTCCTGCCCCAATGACTCATTTCTTTAAGGTGGGAGAACGATTTGTAGATGCTAAAGTGGCTCTTTGGAAGGTAGGAACAGCGTATAATAAGTATCTACTTTGTGAGTTTTGA
- a CDS encoding cupin domain-containing protein: MKIVNINTLHPKEGNKPNVELLLNTGTLKEIQISFTKGQVMAEHTAPGAIIVMVYRGEILFGIGEEKHTLKEGDMISLDAKVPHDLLALEDSIVRLTLSPKDDFSRVQMLTK, from the coding sequence ATGAAAATCGTAAATATCAATACCCTACATCCCAAAGAGGGAAATAAACCCAATGTAGAACTCCTACTCAACACAGGAACTCTTAAAGAGATACAGATATCCTTTACCAAAGGACAGGTGATGGCAGAACATACTGCTCCTGGGGCAATCATTGTAATGGTATACAGAGGAGAAATTCTTTTTGGTATTGGAGAAGAGAAACATACCCTAAAAGAGGGAGACATGATCTCATTAGATGCTAAAGTACCACACGATTTATTAGCATTAGAGGATAGCATTGTTCGTTTAACCCTTTCTCCTAAGGATGATTTCTCTAGAGTTCAAATGCTAACAAAATAG
- a CDS encoding glycoside hydrolase family protein: protein MRHFNWIISFLIVFIFSVGVTQAKQLPSDDLNLNVCIGKIKKKNLLVTKGYFNWGGSIIKGEDNRYHLFYSRWPNNFYGWLVESEVAHAVSDSPSGPWVYQETVLNGRGKGYWDAVTVHNPKIKYFEGKYYLYYISTNAPNVDYNMKMLRATNGKSTSTCALRNTLRVNQRTGVAVATSLSEPWVRQDKPLIEPSGPISTLTVNPAISRGADGKYYLIVKGDKPNDKNFVRNQAIAVSESPAGPFVMQKNPVIDNQDTEDMSLWYDVKRSLFYGIFHAHTYLGLVVSDNGLDWQKSKYEVVLKKDDIKSHGAPDIPRRMERPFVYVEGSTPKTLLTSVFVGDRSYIVTIPLRYNEE from the coding sequence ATGAGACACTTTAATTGGATCATCTCTTTTTTGATCGTTTTTATCTTTTCTGTCGGTGTTACCCAGGCAAAACAATTGCCCTCTGATGACTTAAATCTAAATGTTTGTATCGGTAAGATTAAGAAAAAGAACCTATTGGTCACGAAGGGTTATTTTAATTGGGGTGGATCGATTATAAAAGGAGAGGACAATCGTTATCATCTTTTTTATTCTAGATGGCCAAATAATTTTTATGGATGGCTTGTTGAATCGGAGGTGGCTCATGCAGTATCAGACTCTCCATCTGGACCGTGGGTCTACCAAGAGACTGTATTGAATGGGAGAGGAAAAGGGTATTGGGATGCGGTGACAGTTCATAACCCAAAGATAAAGTATTTTGAGGGGAAATATTATCTCTATTATATTTCAACCAATGCTCCGAATGTTGATTATAATATGAAGATGTTAAGAGCAACGAATGGAAAGAGTACTAGTACTTGTGCGCTTCGAAATACGTTGCGTGTGAATCAAAGAACTGGTGTGGCGGTTGCTACAAGCCTGAGTGAACCATGGGTTCGTCAAGATAAGCCATTAATAGAGCCGTCTGGTCCGATTTCTACACTTACGGTGAATCCTGCAATATCACGAGGAGCTGATGGGAAATATTATCTTATTGTAAAAGGGGATAAGCCAAATGATAAGAATTTTGTTAGAAATCAAGCCATTGCAGTGTCAGAGTCTCCTGCAGGTCCTTTTGTAATGCAAAAGAACCCCGTGATCGATAATCAAGATACGGAAGATATGTCGCTTTGGTATGATGTAAAGAGATCGTTGTTTTATGGAATATTTCATGCCCATACCTATTTGGGGCTGGTTGTTTCTGATAATGGTTTGGATTGGCAGAAATCAAAATATGAGGTTGTGTTGAAGAAAGATGATATTAAATCGCATGGTGCTCCTGATATTCCAAGAAGAATGGAACGTCCTTTTGTGTATGTAGAAGGAAGCACTCCTAAAACACTTTTAACTTCTGTGTTTGTTGGGGATCGCTCTTATATTGTAACGATTCCATTGAGGTACAATGAGGAGTAG
- the rplI gene encoding 50S ribosomal protein L9: MEIILKQDVARLGGKDDIVTVKDGYARNFLIPQGIAILATESAKKVLAENQRQRAHKEAKLKEEASQVAAKLADLKVTIGAKTSSTGKIFGSVNNIQIAEALKAQGFDIERKQITIKEDSIKGIGSHTAKIKLHREVVVDFSFEVISE, encoded by the coding sequence ATGGAAATTATTTTGAAACAAGATGTTGCTCGTTTGGGTGGCAAAGATGACATCGTAACTGTAAAAGATGGGTATGCTCGTAATTTCTTGATTCCTCAAGGTATAGCAATTTTGGCTACCGAGTCGGCAAAGAAGGTGTTGGCAGAAAACCAACGTCAGCGTGCTCACAAAGAAGCTAAATTGAAAGAAGAGGCATCACAAGTTGCAGCGAAACTAGCAGATCTTAAAGTAACTATTGGAGCGAAGACTTCATCTACAGGTAAGATTTTTGGTTCGGTAAACAACATCCAAATTGCTGAGGCTCTTAAAGCTCAAGGGTTCGATATCGAACGTAAGCAAATCACTATCAAAGAGGATTCAATTAAAGGAATTGGATCTCATACTGCAAAAATCAAACTTCACCGTGAGGTAGTAGTAGATTTTTCTTTTGAAGTGATTTCTGAGTAA
- the rpsR gene encoding 30S ribosomal protein S18 codes for MAQNSSEIRYLTPPTVEIKKKKYCRFKKNGIKYVDYKDPEFLKKFLNEQGKILPRRITGTSLKYQRKVSQAIKRARQIALLPYVTDLLK; via the coding sequence ATGGCACAGAATAGTAGCGAAATTAGATATTTGACTCCTCCAACAGTTGAGATCAAAAAGAAAAAATACTGTCGCTTCAAGAAGAATGGTATCAAGTATGTAGATTACAAAGATCCAGAGTTTCTTAAGAAGTTTTTGAACGAGCAAGGTAAAATTCTTCCTCGTCGTATTACAGGAACATCGTTGAAGTACCAACGTAAGGTGTCTCAGGCTATCAAACGTGCGCGTCAAATCGCTTTGTTGCCTTATGTAACTGATTTGTTGAAATAA
- the rpsF gene encoding 30S ribosomal protein S6 translates to MFNQYETVFIATPVLSEGQIKEAVDKFRALVVDNGGEMIHEENWGLKKLAYPIQKKSTGFYHLFEFKADPSFLAKFETEFKRDERVLRFMTVKLEKYAAQYSEKRRNKFKAEKEN, encoded by the coding sequence ATGTTTAACCAGTACGAAACCGTTTTCATTGCTACTCCCGTTTTATCTGAAGGTCAGATAAAGGAAGCGGTAGATAAATTTCGTGCACTTGTTGTCGATAACGGCGGCGAGATGATTCACGAAGAGAACTGGGGACTTAAGAAATTGGCTTACCCAATTCAGAAGAAGTCTACAGGATTTTATCATCTTTTTGAGTTCAAGGCAGACCCAAGTTTCCTTGCAAAATTTGAAACAGAATTCAAACGTGACGAGCGCGTTCTACGTTTCATGACAGTGAAACTAGAGAAGTATGCAGCACAGTACAGTGAGAAACGTCGTAACAAATTTAAAGCAGAAAAGGAGAACTAA
- a CDS encoding MATE family efflux transporter, with product MNSTQENFKRITTLAIPLIFSQVGQVVVTLADNAMIGHVGKEYLAASSFANSIFIVIMMLGMGITFGLTPLVGKAFGQKDYPKIQALFHNSIFLNTVCSIFLILIGWFVGNLMPFMGQTDRVVELAQPYYFIILISLLPMNYFFTFKQLAEGLENTKIAMVITVAGNLMNIVGNYILIYGKFGAPQMMLNGAGLSTLISRIAMMIAFVLVFRKNSLFEGYTLRFKLKEVKRSIQGKLFSIGSAIGLQMLVEGLIFSLASIMMGWIGELQLAAHQIAMSLSYFTFMISNGIAQATTIRISTLNGRKEYVKLQSAVRVSVVITLIYSTIACMVFFLIPDTLVSIFTSEDSVITAAATLLGMAAIYQIFDGMQVLGLGVLRGFADVKVPMIYAATSYLLIGLPLAYAAAFIFKLDAIGIWSGIIAGLAFAAILFWARVTHRLKNLHTKNI from the coding sequence ATGAACTCAACTCAAGAGAATTTCAAAAGAATTACTACTCTCGCCATTCCTCTTATTTTTTCTCAAGTCGGTCAAGTTGTTGTTACCCTTGCCGACAATGCAATGATAGGACACGTTGGAAAAGAGTATCTAGCCGCATCCTCTTTCGCAAACAGTATTTTTATTGTGATTATGATGCTCGGCATGGGAATTACATTCGGACTTACCCCACTTGTGGGAAAAGCATTCGGTCAAAAAGACTACCCCAAGATCCAAGCACTATTCCACAATTCAATCTTTCTGAACACCGTCTGTTCCATTTTTTTAATTCTTATAGGGTGGTTTGTAGGAAACCTTATGCCATTTATGGGACAGACAGATCGTGTTGTAGAGCTCGCACAACCCTACTACTTTATCATCCTAATCTCGCTTCTTCCAATGAACTATTTCTTTACCTTCAAACAGTTGGCAGAGGGATTAGAAAACACAAAAATAGCAATGGTTATAACTGTTGCAGGTAACTTAATGAATATTGTCGGAAACTATATCCTTATATATGGTAAATTTGGGGCACCACAAATGATGCTTAATGGAGCAGGACTATCCACTCTCATCTCGAGAATAGCTATGATGATTGCATTTGTTTTGGTATTCCGAAAAAATAGCCTTTTTGAGGGCTACACACTTCGATTTAAGCTTAAAGAGGTGAAAAGATCCATACAAGGGAAGCTATTTAGTATCGGTAGTGCCATAGGACTACAGATGCTTGTAGAAGGACTTATATTCAGCTTGGCATCTATTATGATGGGATGGATTGGTGAACTACAACTTGCAGCACATCAAATTGCAATGAGCCTATCCTATTTCACCTTTATGATCTCCAATGGTATTGCACAAGCGACAACCATTAGAATAAGTACTTTAAATGGAAGAAAAGAGTATGTCAAGCTACAATCAGCTGTTCGCGTTTCTGTAGTGATTACGCTTATCTATTCCACAATTGCATGTATGGTATTCTTCTTAATACCAGATACACTCGTCTCGATATTCACCTCCGAAGATAGTGTTATCACTGCTGCTGCAACCCTATTAGGTATGGCCGCAATATATCAAATATTTGATGGAATGCAGGTGCTAGGACTAGGAGTCCTAAGAGGATTTGCCGACGTAAAAGTACCAATGATATATGCTGCCACCTCTTATCTTTTAATTGGATTGCCACTAGCTTATGCAGCTGCATTTATTTTCAAACTAGACGCCATTGGCATTTGGTCAGGAATCATAGCAGGATTGGCATTTGCTGCTATATTATTTTGGGCTAGAGTAACACATCGATTAAAAAATCTACACACAAAAAACATTTAG
- the cysQ gene encoding 3'(2'),5'-bisphosphate nucleotidase CysQ translates to MTENTFSRRMTLLAMQAALRGGKEIHKIYRRNDLEVDYKEDHSPVTIADKKASEVICDILSLTNIPVLSEEEQFPSYQERKDWDYLWIIDPLDGTKEFIKRNNDFTVNIALVHRGRPVLGIIYIPIADILYYGNIDEGAYMCKNAHKMDPEEILQKAISIPTTTLRDKYTVVGSKSHMNEDTRKFFDQVIQERGEENTQIIHCGSSIKMCMVAEGKADIYPRCSNIMEWDIAAGHAICEAAGCIVTKFDGSPLEYNKKEFKQPWFVVKREV, encoded by the coding sequence ATGACCGAAAACACCTTCTCGAGACGAATGACTCTACTCGCAATGCAAGCTGCATTAAGAGGAGGGAAGGAGATACATAAGATATATCGTAGAAACGACCTGGAGGTTGACTACAAAGAAGATCATTCCCCCGTCACCATCGCCGATAAAAAGGCTAGTGAGGTTATTTGCGACATTCTCTCACTAACCAACATCCCAGTCCTCAGTGAAGAGGAACAATTTCCTTCTTATCAAGAACGTAAAGATTGGGACTATCTATGGATCATCGACCCTTTAGATGGCACCAAAGAGTTTATCAAACGAAACAACGACTTTACTGTGAACATAGCCCTTGTTCATCGTGGTCGTCCAGTTTTAGGTATTATCTATATTCCCATAGCAGACATCCTCTACTACGGAAATATCGACGAAGGGGCCTATATGTGTAAAAATGCACACAAGATGGACCCTGAAGAGATTCTACAGAAAGCAATTTCAATACCAACAACAACACTTAGAGATAAGTATACTGTCGTGGGTAGTAAATCGCACATGAATGAGGATACACGCAAATTCTTTGATCAAGTGATCCAAGAAAGGGGAGAAGAAAACACCCAAATCATTCACTGTGGAAGCTCTATTAAAATGTGTATGGTAGCAGAAGGTAAAGCAGACATATACCCTCGCTGCAGCAACATTATGGAGTGGGATATTGCAGCTGGGCATGCCATCTGTGAAGCAGCTGGATGTATCGTGACTAAGTTTGATGGTTCTCCCTTAGAGTACAACAAAAAAGAGTTTAAACAACCGTGGTTTGTTGTCAAAAGAGAGGTGTAA
- the ffh gene encoding signal recognition particle protein: MFESLNEKLEKSFKILKGQGKITEINIAETLKEVRRSLLDADVNFKIAKDFTNRVKEKALGQEVLTAVKPGQLMVKIVHDELAQLMGGEAENINLQGEPAIILMAGLQGSGKTTFSGKLANRLKQKEKKNPLLVACDIYRPAAIDQLKVVGEQINVPVYAEPENKNAVKIAEAAIKHAKANGHDVVIVDTAGRLAIDQDMMDEIAAVKKAINPSEILFVVDSMTGQDAVNTAKAFNDLLNFDGVILTKLDGDTRGGAALSIREVVQKPIKFVGTGEKMEALDVFHPSRMADRILGMGDIVSLVEKAQEQFDEEEAKRLQKKLAKDQFSFNDFLKQIQQIKKMGNIKDLASMIPGVGKALKDVDIDDDAFKGIEAIIYSMTPAEREDPTLLSGSRRRRIADGSGTSIQEVNRLIKQFGETRKMMKMISGGGNMRGMMGKMKGMKRR, encoded by the coding sequence ATGTTTGAAAGTCTTAACGAAAAATTAGAGAAATCTTTCAAGATCCTCAAGGGGCAAGGAAAGATTACCGAGATCAATATTGCAGAAACCTTAAAAGAGGTACGTCGATCACTACTTGATGCCGATGTTAACTTTAAAATTGCAAAAGATTTTACCAACAGGGTAAAAGAGAAAGCCCTTGGACAAGAAGTCCTTACTGCTGTGAAACCAGGTCAATTGATGGTGAAGATTGTTCACGATGAATTAGCTCAATTAATGGGTGGTGAAGCAGAAAATATTAACCTTCAAGGCGAACCAGCAATTATCTTAATGGCAGGTCTTCAAGGTTCGGGTAAAACTACTTTCTCTGGAAAACTAGCAAATAGATTAAAGCAAAAAGAGAAGAAAAATCCTCTTTTGGTAGCGTGTGATATCTATCGTCCTGCTGCGATCGACCAGTTAAAAGTGGTTGGTGAGCAGATTAATGTTCCTGTATACGCTGAACCTGAAAATAAAAATGCAGTTAAAATTGCGGAAGCAGCTATAAAACATGCAAAAGCGAATGGACATGATGTTGTGATTGTCGATACTGCAGGTCGTTTGGCTATCGACCAAGACATGATGGACGAAATTGCTGCTGTAAAAAAAGCAATTAACCCATCAGAGATCCTTTTCGTAGTCGATTCAATGACTGGGCAAGATGCGGTAAATACAGCCAAAGCATTTAACGATCTATTAAACTTCGACGGGGTTATCCTGACAAAGCTAGATGGTGATACTCGTGGTGGTGCTGCTCTTTCTATTCGTGAAGTTGTTCAAAAGCCTATTAAATTTGTAGGTACTGGAGAGAAAATGGAAGCCTTGGATGTATTCCACCCTTCTCGTATGGCAGACCGTATCTTAGGTATGGGAGATATCGTATCTCTTGTAGAGAAAGCCCAAGAACAGTTTGATGAGGAAGAAGCAAAGAGACTTCAAAAGAAGTTGGCTAAAGATCAATTTAGCTTCAACGACTTCTTAAAGCAGATCCAGCAGATCAAGAAGATGGGTAACATCAAAGACTTGGCTTCTATGATTCCAGGAGTAGGTAAAGCATTGAAAGATGTAGATATCGACGACGATGCATTCAAAGGTATCGAAGCAATAATTTACTCAATGACTCCTGCTGAACGTGAGGATCCTACACTTCTAAGTGGCTCACGTCGCCGCCGTATTGCTGATGGTTCAGGTACTTCAATACAAGAAGTAAACAGACTAATCAAGCAGTTTGGTGAAACTAGAAAGATGATGAAAATGATCTCTGGTGGAGGAAACATGAGAGGAATGATGGGTAAAATGAAAGGAATGAAGAGACGCTAG